A window of the Pristiophorus japonicus isolate sPriJap1 chromosome 13, sPriJap1.hap1, whole genome shotgun sequence genome harbors these coding sequences:
- the LOC139278256 gene encoding small ribosomal subunit protein uS17-like yields the protein MADTQTERAYQKQPTIFQNKKRALVGEGSKDKLPCYYHNVGLGFKTPREAIDGTYIDKKCPFTGIVSIRGRILSGVVTKMKMQRTIVIRRDYLHYIRKYNNFEKRHKNMSVHLSPCFRDVQNGDSVAVGECWPLSKAVHFNVLKVTKAAGAKKQFQKF from the coding sequence ATGGCGGACACCCAGACCGAGCGAGCTTACCAGAAGCAGCCCACCATCTTCCAGAACAAGAAGCGAGCACTGGTGGGGGAGGGCAGCAAGGACAAGCTTCCTTGCTACTATCACAATGTGGGCCTGGGCTTCAAGACTCCGCGAGAGGCCATCGATGGAACCTATATTGACAAGAAGTGTCCGTTCACCGGGATCGTGTCGATCCGAGGACGGATCCTGTCAGGTGTTGTGACCAAGATGAAGATGCAGCGGACCATCGTGATCCGCAGGGACTATCTGCATTACATCAGGAAATACAACAACTTTGAGAAGCGACACAAGAACATGTCTGTGCACCTGTCCCCCTGCTTCAGGGATGTGCAGAATGGAGACAGTGTGGCTGTGGGGGAGTGTTGGCCCCTCAGCAAGGCCGTGCACTTCAATGTCCTCAAAGTCACCAAGGCTGCTGGAGCCAAGAAACAGTTCCAGAAATTCTAA